AACAAGTAACAAGTTATCTTCAGGGTGTTTGCATGGTGTTTTGACAGTGAAggcacatgttttttttaaagctacatGCCGTGTGTGACCATGATTGGCACACTGTGCACTGGGACCATGAACGCCACTTCTTTTTAGCATTTTTCATCTTATCATCAAAATGGACACGGCAGATACAGCACAAATTGCCTCCATCTACCAAAGGAAAAACACAAATAACCAGTTAGTTGAAATCATACTCATCACAAACATCTCAAAGGCAGCTTGTTCATTTTTAACTGTTGCCAAAGGAATATGTGGGTATTGCACATCAATTAATCTCAGATCTTGCTGGTAATCAATCAAGATAAAAGCAGGTTTTCCTGGGTTCAATTTCAGAAAGCGGCTTTAGTATTTCGGGTTAGGCACCCTGAAATAAGGAAAACTCATGACACAGTTCTTCAGCTTCTTTCAGAGCTTAACATTGTTGCAGGTTTATGATTACTAATTGTAAGGTCATAACTGATACTGAAAAATTTGTTTTGTAAAAGAATATCCTAGGCAACATCCTTTGCACTCTCAATATATTTATACGTTACAGAGATTGGAATAAGGCTGTTAATTTCTTCTGTAAATTCTGCCTGCAATCTGACCCTTGAAAGACTTAAAAGTAAATCTAGTTAAATGCTGTTTCATCCTAAAAGGATTGGAGACCAATTTGTCAcagtcaagtgtttttttttcccctttttaaaaGGTCTTAGTCCATGCTTCTGTTTCCATATCTATTCTTAATGTAGTATTGTAATCTGTTGAAACTGCCTCTTTTTGTAGATTCATAGATTATATAGATTCACTGCTAGTCTTGGCCAGGTCTACTACGAGGAAGAGCTCATTTGTCTCAATGAGACCGActgttaaatacaaataaacacaatGTGGAAAGATACAGTACCTTTATCTGCAGTCATAACAATGGCTACAGTAGTGGCTGTTTCTAAGGACTCTTCCATCTGCTGTACACCTAAAGTacataaaacacaacaacaacttaATTACAAATTCATAATTCAACTTGTCAGCATTAATACTGTCAATAGTTAATTAGTAAAtcattgattaaaaatacagttccATTATTTGCATATAAATTCAATTCAGTCAATTCAAAGTGTAAAATTATCAGAATATCAACCTTATACTGTTTAATGTCACCTGGataaatactgtatttataaattgtaattttcaAACAAGTGAGCTTTTCTCTTTGTGTCAAATGTCAACGGCAGACTTCTCAGAACAATAGGCCTTTATCACACTTCCTGCTTCCGGAACGCGGAGTAGGGATAAAGAACTTACGGTCAATAGTATTTCTCTATAAGGATTTAAATATTCAGCCTTAATGTCTAAACCATCCCAGGTAGCCTGACTACGAGCTATGAAGTTGTGAAACGAAGGTTTCTGCTCACTATAAGTTAGTATGAAATCGATCTTGTTTTAAGAAAAACAGGTTTTATCCGCAATCTTATGGAAAAAAACTACACTACCCACAATGCTAAGCGTAGCAGGAACATCTGCTGATTGGTCCAACTTGCTGTTACCATGGAAACGTTTACCTTACTGACGAACCAGGAACTGTCAGAGCGAGGCAGCGAGCTTGATACTTGATACTTTTGCCTTCTTGGccgttttaaaaactttttgtcGACTTGGTCCCAGACTTAAAACTCTTTATAAAATCAATTTGTAGGTCACGGTTTAGCTCTATTACAACAATGGCAGGCTACACACGCAGCTGTTGTAGTGTACCGGGTTGCTCTACATCAGGACGTAGACAGCCAAAAAGTTACCTCAGCTTTCACGCTTTCCCGAAGGAGGAAACACTCCGCAAGTCTTGGGTTAGATGAATAAGTTTATTATTAGATTAACCACATCGTCATAGGTGACTTCAGGCAGGTTGCAGATAGACTTGGTCAGGCAGTAACTATCGGACTCCACCATTGTAAAACGCTAACCGGAAGAGTCGTATCCCTACTAAAAGACGTACTTCCGGTCTTCAATTGTTGCGTGACATAGGCCTATTGTTTTAACTAAGTTCGAACTTAAGCAATACCAAAAACTGATTTGTAGCATTTGGTAAAATGTctaacaaatacaaaaaataccaTTTTCACACATGGCCTCTAAAATTTCCTCCACTGCCTTCGTCTGGATGCCATCTGCTGTGTTTGGTGATATGAAAACATTAAACCATCATACAAAGGTGAAAATTTAATCTTTTGATttaatattattgaaataatgTATACCATGGTTAAATGTGCTGTGCAATGGCCAGTTACATATCTAGTAAACTATGCTCCTTAAGCTTaatgttatacatttatttaaagataaaataaaaacaactcagCGTACCTTCTGCATCAACATGCTCGGACATTCCCTCTGCCATGTCAGTGGGGTTGCATTGTGCtgcaaaaatgcatattttgatttaatattactACAGTAATGTATACATTGTTTAAATGTGCTGTGCAATGGCCAGTTACATATCTAGTAAACTATGCTCCTTAGGTTTaatgttatacatttatttaaagataaaataaaaaacaactcaGCGTACCTTCTGCATCCACATGCTTGGACATTCCCTCTGCCATGTCAGTGGGGTTGCATTGTGCTGCATCTGATGTATATTTTtttaggaaaaaacaaaacaaaaacaactgtgtAATATGATCATAACAAATAATTAGACTTCCtactggaaaaaataataatcacacaGCAGTATCAATTAAGGAATATTATTTGCAGAAGTTATATTATACATAGAATTTAATtagcatgaaaaaaaatgaaaaccattGACAAGGGCCAGtcactagtcacatttaactaAAAAGCTATAGATATTCTGGAGATGTGCCTTTTTAGAAATTATGTTGCATTATAATGACAAAAATAGAAATAGTGTCACATCCTTTACTAACTGTCAAAGACACATACATATTCTGTAACCAGaatcatttttaattcaattttagttATATAGCGCCAATTCATAATAAAAATTATCTCAAAGCACTTTTCAAGCAGAGTAGGTCTAGACCATActctttataatattattaacaaaGACTCAACAATTCCACTACTGTAGgggttaactaatgttaaagctGCCAtctgtaggattttttttttgatcatattCAGTGAAACCGACACTATGCTCCAACAGAAAAACATAAATCAGCCGGTTATAGAAAAATACCCGCGCTTCCACCTCCACCTGGAGCctgttatttgtttaaaaaaaatacactgctCCCGGTTCTTCTAGTCCAATCAGCGCAGGGCTGtgtgagagctgtcaatcacagttcATGCCCACGCCACAGATCCCCCCTCCCCTCTCGCGCACGTTACAATATCACATGCAGTCGCCTGAAGTTTGCTGGTGTGTTGGATTGTACGAAGCATGATGGCGGAGAGAAAATCTACTTACAAGCTTTCAATTCCTCGGTTAAGCTAGGAGCTAACCAGAGCTAGGAGGTCCAACAACCCAGGAAAAGAAAATTATGCTTCAATCTATGCTGAAGAGACAGGCGCGTTCACAGAAAACCAGGTACACACACCAGCACGAACTCCATGGGAGGGTGCTCATGGGAGTGGGGGAGGGGCATGAGAGTTGTTAACATTCAAAAACAATTCTATGTTCACTCAATCTTCCAGGGTtgccgactgcagctttaacatgTAAACTTATCAATAAGAGCCCCATCTGATGATGCAGATGACCAAGCTGATTGATCAATGTTGCCAGTGCGACTCGACCAGAATGTATCAGATTTTCACCACTTTGTATAGAGCCAAATGGTCTGCCAAAACACAAGTGGAGAAAGACAAACACTGGTAATTTCACTTACCTATTTCAAACGTAATCTCCTCTGCTGCTTGCAATATTCCTACCAATTGGTTCCTTCCATAAAAGGAAGGCTTTTTCAGGGTAAGGCTATTGGGCAGTCCAGAAACTCTAATGACCAAGCCCTGATTCACTAGGGACTGGTAGGGGACCCTTCCAGTACCTCCGGCCTCCTCTTAAAGACATGGGCACACATATGTTAAACAATGTTACACAGTTGGACAATTGTGACCCTCCCTTCTAGTTGTTAGCCAGTGTAAAGGCTGCAGACAGTCATTTTGGTGAGGTGACAATCTAATGGTTGATGGGCAAACAttagataatttatttatttgataataccATGGATTCATGAAGGTATAATAGGTTATCAAGATAAGCAGTTTCTTTACATCCtttttaaaagtatttgaaattatgcttactgtatttttggttgaAGAGATCTTTTACTTTTCCCACCAAAACAGTGACGTGTTCTCTGGCACTGGGCATTGCGGCTGAGGAGCTGGCTACAGATGCAACAACAGACAACAATTAATTTCATAAAACTGTATTATGTAAATTTGCACTATTATGGGCCTGAGACGATTTCTGTGGATTTTAATATAAACCAATACCTTTGAAATGCAGTGCAAAGTTGTTCACTGTGTCAGATTTATCAAGGAAATCAGTGGCTCCTCTGCTGCTCATTTCAAAAACCTCTAATGAGGACTTTTGACGATCAAAGGACAAGATGGCTGTTTCCACACCCAACTCCTCAAGCTTGGACACCTTTACAATATTTAGATAAAGAAGACAACCgcaaaaatagtaaataatttattacCGGTATACACAAAATAGACAAAACTTACTTTTAAAAATCCAACATACACTGAGGAAACAACTCATAACAGGGCTTGGCAATATATGAAAACAGTGTTGTCACACATGGCAAATAAGTGGTCAGGGACCACCAGGGTTACAATAACTATACATTAG
The genomic region above belongs to Carassius carassius chromosome 18, fCarCar2.1, whole genome shotgun sequence and contains:
- the LOC132091713 gene encoding uncharacterized protein LOC132091713: MNDIKGRWATLGEEEKKKYVEEAAALRAHGEAQDLSPEMRDARIKMHLKKMKLEVSKLEELGVETAILSFDRQKSSLEVFEMSSRGATDFLDKSDTVNNFALHFKASSSAAMPSAREHVTVLVGKVKDLFNQKYKEAGGTGRVPYQSLVNQGLVIRVSGLPNSLTLKKPSFYGRNQLVGILQAAEEITFEIDHLALYKVVKI